A section of the Deinococcus taeanensis genome encodes:
- a CDS encoding glycoside hydrolase family 10 protein: MSRPNLRRAALLLTLLGGPTHAESPARPQQPAATPAPAPVTTPAPATTAAPGATLRGLWVDAFGPGLKTPAQVQQTVEDAARLGVNTLFVQAIRRADCLCLKASVPAVTDKDLAVGFDPLAAITTQAHARGMRVIAWLSVTGVANTAAPNTSPDHLMRAHGPTAGRNSWLARRPDGTWQEGRDAWLDAGIPDAADYMTRAAVSLVRNYPVDGLQLDRIRYPDGGAWGYDPKVLARYRAETGRAGTPAPTDPAWQAWKREQITNLVRRITLEVKALRPDAWISAATITYNDGPTDLSAFRRSRTYADVLQDWPTWMQTGLLDLNVLMNYKRDTITPQGDWFDHWNTFARSVRTRADGQQAALAAGTAMYLNAPQVTAAQATRALQAGLGWVGYSYRTPTADVYGQRQATPAGLQAVQAALTGPGAPLAGTQPWTDTPPTTRGLLGRVTGTATPGGRAVQALQAGRVVAQGQTDALGYYGFAALPAGPTEIRVSGQRWLDTVPERGVVRLPDLLVRDVQPVPSLPPARP; the protein is encoded by the coding sequence ATGTCCCGCCCGAACCTGCGCCGCGCCGCCCTGCTGCTGACCCTGCTGGGCGGCCCCACCCACGCCGAAAGCCCCGCCCGGCCCCAACAGCCCGCCGCCACCCCCGCGCCGGCCCCGGTGACGACCCCCGCCCCAGCCACCACCGCGGCGCCCGGAGCCACCCTGCGTGGCCTGTGGGTCGACGCCTTCGGACCGGGCCTGAAAACCCCCGCGCAGGTGCAGCAGACGGTAGAGGACGCCGCGCGGCTCGGCGTGAACACCCTGTTCGTGCAGGCCATCCGGCGCGCCGACTGCCTGTGCCTGAAGGCCAGCGTGCCCGCCGTGACCGACAAGGACCTCGCCGTGGGCTTCGATCCACTGGCGGCCATCACCACGCAGGCCCACGCGCGCGGCATGCGCGTCATCGCCTGGCTCAGTGTGACCGGCGTGGCGAACACCGCCGCGCCCAACACCAGTCCCGACCACCTGATGCGCGCCCACGGCCCCACGGCCGGACGCAACTCCTGGCTGGCCCGCCGGCCCGACGGCACCTGGCAGGAGGGCCGCGACGCGTGGCTGGACGCCGGCATTCCCGACGCCGCCGACTACATGACCCGCGCCGCCGTGAGTCTCGTGCGGAACTACCCCGTGGACGGCCTGCAACTCGACCGGATCCGCTACCCGGACGGCGGCGCCTGGGGCTACGACCCCAAGGTGCTGGCCCGCTACCGCGCCGAAACCGGCCGCGCCGGCACGCCCGCCCCCACCGACCCCGCCTGGCAGGCGTGGAAACGCGAGCAGATCACGAACCTCGTGCGGCGCATCACGCTGGAGGTCAAGGCGCTGCGCCCCGACGCCTGGATCAGCGCCGCGACCATCACGTACAACGACGGGCCTACCGACCTGAGCGCCTTTCGCCGGTCCCGGACCTACGCCGATGTGCTTCAGGACTGGCCCACCTGGATGCAGACCGGCCTGCTGGACCTGAACGTCCTGATGAACTACAAGCGTGACACCATCACGCCGCAGGGCGACTGGTTCGACCACTGGAACACCTTCGCGCGCAGCGTCCGCACCCGCGCTGACGGGCAGCAGGCCGCGCTGGCCGCCGGCACCGCCATGTACCTGAACGCGCCGCAGGTGACGGCCGCCCAGGCCACCCGCGCCCTGCAGGCCGGCCTCGGCTGGGTGGGGTACTCCTACCGCACCCCCACCGCCGATGTGTACGGTCAGCGGCAGGCCACGCCCGCCGGCCTGCAGGCCGTGCAGGCCGCCCTGACCGGCCCCGGCGCGCCCCTGGCCGGCACGCAGCCCTGGACAGACACGCCCCCCACCACGCGCGGCCTGCTGGGCCGCGTCACCGGCACGGCCACCCCCGGCGGTCGCGCCGTGCAGGCCCTCCAGGCCGGCCGCGTGGTCGCCCAGGGGCAGACGGACGCCCTGGGCTACTACGGGTTCGCAGCGCTGCCCGCCGGGCCCACCGAAATCCGCGTCAGCGGCCAGCGCTGGCTGGACACCGTGCCGGAACGCGGCGTGGTGCGCCTGCCGGACCTGCTGGTGCGCGACGTGCAGCCCGTTCCCAGCCTGCCCCCCGCCCGTCCCTGA
- a CDS encoding metallophosphoesterase family protein, which translates to MIRLAILADLHANLAATLAVHEDLKRRGLTEIWVLGDLVGKGPRPREVLDWTQAHATRVIQGNWDARVAGATHRPQDLWPRSKLSPEQLQYLAALPYGIEEQFSGAWWRFVHASSRGLFHRLYPHSSLHDQLEAFAPNPQFGLRAHADALVYADMHEALLLDVEGRPLINCGSVGNPLDSTLPCYLILEFDPHGPSHTATYVRLTYDRDDEIRAAEESGMPFTREYIAELLTGAYQKRRARTGE; encoded by the coding sequence ATGATTCGCCTCGCCATTCTCGCGGACCTGCACGCCAATCTGGCGGCCACCCTGGCGGTCCACGAAGACCTGAAGCGGCGCGGCCTGACGGAGATCTGGGTGCTGGGCGATCTGGTCGGCAAGGGTCCCCGCCCCCGTGAGGTCCTCGACTGGACGCAGGCGCACGCCACCCGCGTCATTCAGGGCAACTGGGACGCCCGGGTGGCCGGCGCCACGCACCGCCCGCAGGATCTCTGGCCGCGCAGCAAACTCAGCCCGGAGCAGCTTCAGTACCTGGCCGCGCTGCCCTACGGCATCGAGGAGCAGTTCAGCGGCGCGTGGTGGCGCTTCGTGCACGCCAGCAGCCGCGGTCTGTTTCACCGCCTGTACCCGCACAGCAGCCTGCACGACCAGCTGGAGGCGTTCGCGCCGAACCCGCAGTTCGGGCTCAGGGCGCACGCCGACGCGCTGGTGTACGCGGACATGCACGAGGCGCTGCTGCTCGACGTCGAGGGCCGGCCCCTGATCAACTGCGGCAGCGTGGGCAACCCGCTGGACTCCACGCTGCCGTGCTACCTGATCCTGGAGTTCGACCCGCACGGCCCGTCGCACACTGCCACCTACGTGCGCCTCACCTACGACCGTGACGACGAAATTCGCGCGGCCGAGGAGAGCGGGATGCCGTTCACGCGTGAATACATCGCTGAACTCCTGACCGGGGCGTACCAGAAACGCCGCGCCCGCACCGGCGAGTAA
- a CDS encoding acyl-CoA carboxylase subunit beta: protein MTQAGVELQELIAAMEQRRTRVEQGGGPERLKKQKAGGKLTARERIEALLDPGSFLEMGTFVEHRGGRLMQGVDAPGEGVVTGRGTIDGRQVFVFSQDFTVLGGSLGKMNAAKVTKIMDLAAKTGCPVIGLNDSAGARIQEGVDSLSGYGEIFYRNAIYSGAVPQISAILGPCAGGAVYSPALTDFILMSEGSSYMFITGPEVIKSVTREDVTFDQLGGADVHTRKSGVAHLEYDGDEAVLRGVRDLLGYLPQNAHEKAPAHPTSDPVTRTNERLLEIVTPDQRKPYAMHDVIHELVDDGTFLEIQPGWARNIIVGFARLNGESVGIVANNPRVMAGTLNIDASDKAARFIRTCDCYNIPILTLVDVTGFLPGVAQEHAGIIRHGAKMLYAYAEATVPKVTLITRKSYGGAYLAMNSRDMGADVVYAWPTAAVAVMGAEGAANIVYRREIAGSENPEATRAQKIAEYKDAFDNPYVAASKGYIDDVIPMEDTRRVLIQTFEMLRDKEEVRPYKKHGNIPL, encoded by the coding sequence ATGACACAAGCGGGCGTGGAGTTACAGGAACTGATCGCGGCGATGGAACAACGCCGCACCCGGGTCGAGCAGGGCGGCGGCCCGGAACGCCTGAAAAAGCAGAAGGCCGGCGGGAAACTCACGGCGCGTGAACGCATCGAGGCGCTGCTGGACCCCGGCAGCTTCCTGGAGATGGGCACCTTCGTCGAGCACCGCGGCGGGCGGCTCATGCAGGGCGTGGACGCCCCCGGGGAAGGCGTCGTGACCGGGCGCGGCACCATCGACGGCCGGCAGGTGTTCGTCTTCAGCCAGGACTTCACCGTGCTGGGCGGCTCCCTGGGCAAGATGAACGCCGCGAAGGTCACGAAGATCATGGACCTCGCCGCGAAGACCGGCTGCCCCGTCATCGGCCTGAACGACAGCGCCGGCGCCCGCATTCAGGAAGGCGTGGACAGCCTCAGCGGCTACGGCGAGATCTTCTACCGCAACGCCATCTACTCCGGCGCCGTGCCGCAGATCAGCGCCATTCTGGGCCCCTGCGCGGGCGGCGCCGTGTACTCCCCGGCCCTGACGGACTTCATCCTGATGAGCGAGGGCAGCAGCTACATGTTCATCACCGGTCCCGAAGTCATCAAGTCCGTCACGCGTGAGGACGTCACCTTCGACCAGCTGGGCGGCGCGGACGTTCACACGCGCAAGAGCGGCGTCGCGCACCTGGAGTACGACGGCGACGAAGCCGTCCTCAGGGGCGTGCGGGACCTGCTGGGATACCTGCCGCAGAACGCGCACGAGAAAGCCCCCGCCCACCCCACCAGCGACCCCGTCACGCGCACGAACGAACGCCTGCTGGAGATCGTCACGCCCGACCAGCGTAAACCGTACGCCATGCACGACGTCATTCACGAACTCGTGGACGACGGCACGTTCCTGGAAATACAGCCCGGCTGGGCGAGGAACATCATCGTGGGCTTCGCGCGCCTGAACGGCGAATCGGTGGGCATCGTGGCAAACAACCCGCGCGTGATGGCCGGCACCCTGAACATCGACGCCTCCGACAAGGCCGCGCGCTTCATCCGCACCTGCGACTGCTACAACATCCCGATCCTGACCCTGGTGGACGTCACGGGGTTCCTGCCGGGCGTGGCGCAGGAACACGCGGGGATCATCCGGCACGGCGCGAAGATGCTCTACGCCTACGCCGAGGCCACCGTGCCCAAGGTCACGCTGATCACCCGCAAGAGTTACGGCGGCGCGTACCTCGCCATGAACAGCCGCGACATGGGCGCCGACGTCGTGTACGCCTGGCCCACCGCTGCTGTGGCCGTCATGGGCGCCGAGGGCGCCGCGAACATCGTGTACCGCCGCGAGATTGCCGGCAGTGAGAACCCTGAAGCGACCCGCGCGCAGAAGATCGCCGAGTACAAAGACGCCTTCGACAACCCCTACGTGGCCGCCAGCAAGGGGTACATCGACGACGTGATCCCCATGGAGGACACCCGCCGCGTCCTGATCCAGACGTTCGAGATGCTCCGCGACAAAGAAGAGGTCCGGCCCTACAAGAAGCACGGCAACATCCCCCTCTGA
- the msrB gene encoding peptide-methionine (R)-S-oxide reductase MsrB, protein MTEPKFVKPSDAELRERLTPAQYQVTQHEGTERAFTGEYWDHTGDGIYVDVVSGEPLFSSLDKYDAGCGWPSFTRPIPDVTLTENTDYRIGYARTEVRSAQADSHLGHVFPDGPREHGGLRYCINSAALRFVPLSELEAQGYGQYRTLFQ, encoded by the coding sequence ATGACCGAACCGAAGTTCGTGAAACCCTCCGACGCCGAGCTGCGTGAGCGCCTGACCCCCGCGCAGTACCAGGTCACGCAGCACGAGGGCACCGAGCGGGCCTTCACCGGCGAGTACTGGGATCACACCGGGGACGGCATCTACGTGGACGTCGTGAGCGGCGAGCCGCTGTTCTCCAGCCTCGACAAGTACGACGCCGGGTGCGGCTGGCCCAGCTTCACGCGGCCCATCCCGGACGTGACCCTCACGGAGAACACCGACTACAGAATCGGGTACGCCCGCACCGAGGTCCGTTCCGCCCAGGCGGACTCGCACCTGGGGCACGTGTTCCCCGACGGGCCACGCGAACACGGCGGCCTGCGCTACTGCATCAACTCCGCCGCGCTGCGCTTCGTGCCGCTCAGCGAACTGGAAGCGCAGGGGTACGGGCAGTACCGCACGCTGTTCCAGTAA
- a CDS encoding flavin reductase family protein has translation MTDTGLSPQEFRQTLGRFASGVTIITARSGQERRGMTASAFVSVSLQPPLILVSVDERAQMHALLCGDDVTHFGVNVLSATQRHLSDHFAGRPGPEDLVTWFDHEGLPLIGGSVAQLVCRKHQVIPAGDHTLFLGFVEYSRYTDDDPLLYFRGQYHELG, from the coding sequence ATGACCGACACCGGCCTCTCCCCGCAGGAATTCCGTCAGACGCTGGGCCGCTTCGCGAGTGGCGTGACCATCATCACCGCCCGCAGCGGCCAGGAGCGGCGCGGCATGACCGCCAGCGCCTTCGTGTCCGTGAGCCTCCAGCCACCCCTGATCCTGGTGAGCGTGGATGAACGCGCCCAGATGCACGCCCTGCTGTGCGGTGACGACGTGACGCACTTCGGCGTGAACGTCCTGTCCGCCACGCAGCGGCACCTGAGTGACCATTTCGCCGGCCGGCCCGGCCCGGAGGACCTCGTGACCTGGTTCGACCATGAGGGTCTGCCGCTGATCGGCGGGAGCGTCGCGCAGCTCGTGTGCCGCAAGCATCAGGTCATTCCTGCCGGGGATCACACGCTGTTCCTGGGTTTCGTGGAGTACAGCCGCTACACCGACGACGACCCGCTGCTGTACTTCCGCGGGCAGTATCACGAACTCGGCTGA
- a CDS encoding CAP domain-containing protein gives MNGQPAQPGQLQWTTSQAAVVTAPADDLVTGVGAGPAKLRAALVSTPSIFLEFPVTVTASAPALAPAAPPSFVQMNAAPALALNSLLSQAAQGHAADMAARNFFSSTSQDGRTFAHRGSWGHAVSRAGENMAAGRLTAQEVVGSWLKRPGHCANIMNASFRELGVGYTFRAGSTYRPASVQGFGTC, from the coding sequence GTGAACGGTCAGCCGGCCCAGCCTGGGCAGCTGCAATGGACGACCAGTCAGGCCGCTGTGGTGACCGCCCCGGCAGACGATCTGGTGACAGGGGTGGGGGCAGGCCCGGCGAAGCTGCGGGCAGCGCTGGTGAGTACCCCCAGCATCTTCCTTGAGTTTCCCGTCACTGTTACGGCGTCTGCTCCTGCACTGGCGCCTGCTGCGCCTCCTTCCTTCGTGCAGATGAACGCCGCGCCCGCCCTAGCCCTGAACAGCCTGCTGTCTCAGGCGGCGCAGGGCCACGCGGCCGATATGGCTGCCCGGAACTTCTTCAGCTCCACCAGCCAGGATGGCCGTACCTTCGCGCATCGAGGCAGCTGGGGCCACGCTGTATCACGCGCTGGGGAGAACATGGCCGCCGGACGGCTGACCGCGCAGGAGGTTGTGGGCAGCTGGCTGAAGAGGCCCGGTCACTGCGCGAACATCATGAATGCCTCTTTCCGCGAGTTGGGCGTCGGGTACACCTTCAGGGCCGGCAGCACGTACCGGCCCGCCTCGGTGCAGGGTTTCGGCACCTGCTGA